The Flavobacteriales bacterium nucleotide sequence GTGGATTCAGATATCTGATCTCTCCTTCTTTCTTTCCTGCCATGATCCTTAAGCTTTAGCTGGTTTAGGGTTCTTTAATCGATCTCTTCTTTTCACCGCATATTCAACATGGAACTTGTCCATTTTTACGGTTAGGAATCTGATCACACGCTCGTCACGCTTGAATTGCAATTCAAGATCAGCTATCAACGAAGGGTTGGCTTGGAATTCGAAAAGGTTGTAAAAGCCATTGGATTTCTTTTGGATCGGATACGCCAATTTGCGTAGCCCCCAATCTTCCGTAGAGACAATTTTGCCTCCATCAGCTTTTATGAACTTTTCGTAATCCTTTACCGCTTCCTTCATCTGAGCTTCAGACAAAACGGGAGTTAAAATGAAAACGGTTTCGTACTGGTTCATAAATTAATTATTTGTTTGTGTTTAAATACCCGCAAAAAAGCGGACGGCAAAAGTAGTGATTCGATTCATTTTTACAAACACCTTTTGAACTCAACTTTTCAGGGCGCTCCCGCAATGCTGCGCAAAGCGGTCGGGCTGTGCGCTGTATCTTTTTCTCGTTCCTCAAAAAAGGATGCCGCTTCCATCCCTAGCGCACGCGTACCGAAACCTCAGTTCGTAAATCCTAAATTCGCGGCATGAAGATCGGCATTATCAAAGAAGGCAAAACGCCACCAGACAAGCGAGTAGCACTTACACCAGAGCATTGCAAACATCTCGAAGGAGCGTATCCAGAATTAGAAATTCGTGTTCAGCGCAGTCCGATCCGATGTTTTGCAGACCAAGAATATGAGGCCATTGGCGTCCAATTGGTTGATTCCGTAAGCGATTGCGATGTCATTTTCGGAGTAAAAGAAGTGAAGTACGAAATGCTTGCCGAAGGAAAGACAATGCTCTTCTTTTCGCATACCATTAAAAAGCAACCATACAATCGAGACCTTCTTCGTGAAGTGTTGAAAAAGAACGTCCGACTCATCGATTACGAAACACTCACTTATTCCAACGGTGCGCGAGTTCTAGGTTTCGGTCGCTATGCAGGAATTGTTGGTGCTTACAATGCGCTCATCGCCTACGGAAAACGCTATGGAACTTTCGAAATGAAACCTGCTCATCTCTGTGCCGACATGAAGGAAATGGGCCGTGAGATGAAAAAGGTTCAACTCGGAAACGCCAAGATCATCATTTCTGGAGGCGGAAAAGTGGCAAATGGCGCCAAGGAAACCTTCAAAGAAGCCGGCATTCGACAGGTTTCCATTCCAGAATTCCTAAATCAAGAATTTGACGAGCCCGTTTACTGCAATGCCGATATTCTCGATTACCATGAAAAGGACGGAAATCCGCCAGCCAATTTTGCGGAATTCGTAAAAGACAGCACCGTTTGGGAGAACACCTTTACCAAGTTCACCAACGTAGCAGATATCTTTATTTCAGCGCACTTTTGGGACAACAAATCTGCTCACTTCTTCACGGAAGAAGATGTAAAGTCCGATGATTTTAAAGTGAAAGTGATAGCGGATATCACTTGCGATATTAAAGGTTCAGTTCCAACCACACTTCGTCCATCAACAATTGCTGATCCGATCTATGGTTATGACAGAACAACAGGTGAAGAAGCAGAACCTTACGCGGAAAACAGCATCACCATCATGGCGGTTGACAATCTACCATGCGAAGTTCCGAAAGATGCTTCAGAAGGTTTCGGGCAAGATCTGATTGAAAAGATCATTCCGTTGTTTTTAGGAAAAGATTCCGAGAAGATTTTGGAACGTGCCACTATTGCACAAGACGGAAAACTGACCCAATATTTCAGGTATTTGCAGGATTATGTAGATGGTAATTCCTAATTGTCATTCCGAGTGAGGAACGAGCCGAGGAATCTAATCTCAAATACGCATAGATTTCTCCACTTCGGTCGAAATGACGAAGGGCACCTTAAGCCTTCTTCAACCCAGCAATAACTGCTTCTGGGTTTTCAGCTTTGAAGACCGCATTTCCTGCAACCAGTGCATTCGCTCCTGCAGCAACAAGCTTTGGAGCGTTGTCCAAGTTCACGCCACCATCCACCTCAATGATCAGATCTGGATTGACCTTATCAGCCATCGCTCTCAGTTTGCGAACCTTGTCGTAGGTATTCTCTATGAATTTTTGTCCTCCAAAACCAGGGTTCACAGACATTATCAGAACCATATCTAGCTCAGGAAGCACATCTTCCAAGAGTGCAACGGACGTGTGCGGATTAAGCGAAACAGCCGCTTTCATTCCCAATTCCTTGATAGCACCAATGGTTCTATGAAGATGCGTGCACGCTTCGTAATGAACCGTCAGAATATCTGCCCCGCAATCTTTGAAGTACTGCAAGTATCGATCTGGATCAACTACCATCAAATGCACATCGAAAGGCTTCGTGCAAATCTTCTTCAATGGCTTCATCACGGGTTCACCAAACGAGATGTTCGGCACAAAAACGCCATCCATCACATCCACATGAAGCCAGTCGGCCTCACTCCTATTTATCATTTCAATTTCCTCACCAAGTTTGGTGAAGTCGGCTGCTAAAAGTGATGGTGCGATGATTGGCATTTGCTGGTCGTTTTGGTGCTACGAAGTAAAACAAAAAGCCCCGTCCACAAGAAGTAAACGGGGCTTTAATATCAACGGAGATCGTAATTACGATTCTGCTTTTTCTGGCTTAGGAAGCAACACTTTACGTGAAAGTTTCAACTTTCCAGTTTTCTCATCGATAGCGATCAATTTCACCTCGATGATATCTCCTTCTTTCAAAGCTTCTTCAACTTTCTCCAGTCTTCTGTGCTCAATTTCAGAGATATGAAGCAAACCATCTTTTCCTGGCATAATCTCTACAAAGGCTCCGAAAGGCATGATATTCTTCACTTTTCCTTTATAAACCTCTCCAATTTCTGGCTGAGCAGTGATTGCCTTGATGCGAGCAACAGCTCCTTCAACAGACTCCTTGTTTGTGCCCATGATCTGGATATGTCCCATTCCATCTACTTCTTCGATATTGATGGTTGCACCAGTTACAGCTTGCATCTCTTGAATGATCTTACCTCCAGGTCCGATTACCGCTCCGATCATATCCTTAGGAATGATCATGGCAACAATACGTGGCGCGTGTGGTTTGAAATCAGATTTTGCTTCAGAAATCGTCTTGTTCATCTCGTTCAAGATGTGAAGACGACCTTCTTTTGCTTGGTTCAATGCTTCAGCAAGAACTTCGTAAGGAAGTCCATCAACCTTCATGTCCATCTGA carries:
- the rpsF gene encoding 30S ribosomal protein S6 — its product is MNQYETVFILTPVLSEAQMKEAVKDYEKFIKADGGKIVSTEDWGLRKLAYPIQKKSNGFYNLFEFQANPSLIADLELQFKRDERVIRFLTVKMDKFHVEYAVKRRDRLKNPKPAKA
- a CDS encoding NAD(P)-dependent oxidoreductase; the encoded protein is MKIGIIKEGKTPPDKRVALTPEHCKHLEGAYPELEIRVQRSPIRCFADQEYEAIGVQLVDSVSDCDVIFGVKEVKYEMLAEGKTMLFFSHTIKKQPYNRDLLREVLKKNVRLIDYETLTYSNGARVLGFGRYAGIVGAYNALIAYGKRYGTFEMKPAHLCADMKEMGREMKKVQLGNAKIIISGGGKVANGAKETFKEAGIRQVSIPEFLNQEFDEPVYCNADILDYHEKDGNPPANFAEFVKDSTVWENTFTKFTNVADIFISAHFWDNKSAHFFTEEDVKSDDFKVKVIADITCDIKGSVPTTLRPSTIADPIYGYDRTTGEEAEPYAENSITIMAVDNLPCEVPKDASEGFGQDLIEKIIPLFLGKDSEKILERATIAQDGKLTQYFRYLQDYVDGNS
- the rpe gene encoding ribulose-phosphate 3-epimerase; translated protein: MPIIAPSLLAADFTKLGEEIEMINRSEADWLHVDVMDGVFVPNISFGEPVMKPLKKICTKPFDVHLMVVDPDRYLQYFKDCGADILTVHYEACTHLHRTIGAIKELGMKAAVSLNPHTSVALLEDVLPELDMVLIMSVNPGFGGQKFIENTYDKVRKLRAMADKVNPDLIIEVDGGVNLDNAPKLVAAGANALVAGNAVFKAENPEAVIAGLKKA